From Stigmatopora argus isolate UIUO_Sarg chromosome 14, RoL_Sarg_1.0, whole genome shotgun sequence, the proteins below share one genomic window:
- the LOC144088522 gene encoding sodium-dependent neutral amino acid transporter B(0)AT2-like isoform X1, which translates to MWLELQHTSSCVSFHMAGDGHETEKSSLNGVEEGAWLTESQSQMALSSDANETTDGDRPAWDSKLQYVLAQVGFSVGLGNVWRFPYLCHQNGGGAFMLLYVFLLAVIGVPLFFMELAAGQSIRQGSIGVWKHISPKLCGIGYSSCLVCFYVALYYNVIIAWSLFYMGNSFQYPLPWENCPIDVSTNETVKECARSSATSYFWFRKALNISNSIDESGEFNSVMTGCLLAAWTIVTLAMIKGIKSSAKVMYFSSVFPYVVLFIFLIRGLTLDGAMEGITYMFYPRLEIWGNMQVWRQAATQVFFALGLGYGSVIAYSSYNPIQNNCHRDALLVSGINFMTSVLASLVVFVILGFRAKNIAKGCVAENVHLLSNMWLEQEVHQGWPGLNMTEPSSISVSDYREWYNGHGASLGLNITDCNLDEEMKKGVEGTGLAFIAFTEVMALFPASPFWSILFFLMLLNLGMSTMFGTMQGILTPLMDNFKVLGRHRTLLTVSSCALGFLLGLLFTQRSGNYFVAMFDDYSATLPLVIVVIFETISVSWVYGTDRFLDDIEVMLKWRPPAVYKYLWKYICLLAMIGLLAASLLRMVFKRPTYTAWNETMASERSLEYPSWALAMIVMLIVFASLPVPIGYIHSTFQDRKLPDASFLEGDDKGVNRDLYTKCSSVEQLTFDDQGDALAEDCTRPRVTFVPTGCEHYRLLPQQEDEEEEQDTGV; encoded by the exons ATGTGGCTTGAGTTGCAGCACACGTCTTCATGTGTTTCTTTTCACATGGCAGGTGATGGGCATGAG ACAGAGAAGTCCTCGTTGAATGGCGTCGAGGAAGGAGCATGGCTGACGGAGAGTCAGTCTCAGATGGCTCTCAGTTCTGACGCAAACGAAACCACCGATGGAGACCGGCCAGCCTGGGATTCTAAGCTCCAGTATGTGTTGGCCCAGGTCGGCTTTAGTGTGGGTTTAGGGAATGTATGGAGGTTCCCATACCTTTGCCACCAGAATGGAGGAG GAGCCTTCATGCTGTTGTATGTTTTTCTACTGGCGGTGATTGGTGTTCCACTTTTCTTCATGGAGTTGGCAGCCGGACAGAGCATTCGGCAGGGAAGCATCGGAGTCTGGAAACACATTTCCCCAAAACTGTGCGGCATCGGCTACTCCAGCTGTTTG GTTTGCTTTTATGTAGCTCTTTACTACAATGTGATCATTGCATGGAGCCTTTTCTACATGGGAAACTCCTTTCAGTATCCCCTGCCGTGGGAAAACTGCCCCATTGATGTGTCCACCAATGAAACAG TAAAAGAATGCGCAAGAAGTTCAGCAACTTCTTATTTCTGGTTTCGGAAAGCTCTGAACATCTCGAATTCCATCGACGAATCGGGAGAGTTTAATTCGGTCATGACTGGCTGCTTATTGGCTGCATGGACCATTGTGACCTTAGCGATGATTAAGGGAATCAAGTCATCTGCAAAG GTCATGTACTTTTCTTCAGTCTTTCCCTATGTGGTGCTCTTCATTTTCCTCATCAGAGGCTTGACACTGGATGGCGCAATGGAAGGCATTACGTATATGTTTTATCCAAGA ctTGAGATTTGGGGGAACATGCAGGTGTGGCGGCAGGCAGCCACTCAAGTTTTTTTTGCCCTAGGACTGGGCTATGGCTCTGTCATTGCCTATTCCTCctacaatccaatccaaaacaacTGTCACAGGGACGCTCTGCTGGTCTCGGGCATCAATTTCATGACGTCTGTCTTGGCCTCACTCGTTGTTTTTGTCATCCTGGGTTTCCGGGCCAAAAACATTGCAAAGGGCTGCGTGGCTGA gaatgtTCACCTTCTGAGCAACATGTGGCTCGAACAAGAGGTCCATCAAGGGTGGCCAGGTTTAAACATGACTGAGCCAAGCTCCATTTCTGTATCAGACTACAGAGAGTGGTACAACGGCCATGGCGCCTCTCTAGGACTTAATATCACCGACTGCAATCTGGACGAGGAGATGAAAAAG GGAGTGGAAGGGACAGGACTGGCTTTCATAGCGTTCACTGAGGTGATGGCTCTCTTCCCAGCAAGCCCCTTCTggtccattttatttttcctcatgTTGCTCAACCTGGGCATGAGCACCATGTTTGGGACCATGCAGGGAATCCTCACACCGCTCATGGACAATTTTAAGGTGCTGGGCCGCCACCGAACCTTATTAACTG tGAGCAGCTGCGCTTTGGGCTTTTTGCTTGGGCTTCTTTTCACTCAGCGTTCAGGCAACTACTTTGTGGCCATGTTTGATGATTACTCTGCCACACTACCTTTGGTCATCGTTGTAATTTTTGAAACTATCAGTGTCTCATGGGTTTATGGCACTGATCG CTTCCTGGATGATATTGAAGTCATGCTCAAATGGCGCCCCCCGGCGGTGTACAAATATCTCTGGAAATACATTTGCTTGTTGGCGATGATAGGACTTCTGGCTGCCAGTTTGTTGAGAATGGTCTTTAAAAGGCCCACGTACACTGCCTGGAATGAAACTATG GCCTCGGAGAGGAGTTTGGAGTACCCCAGTTGGGCTTTAGCTATGATCGTCATGCTCATCGTCTTTGCCAGCCTGCCTGTGCCCATTGGTTACATCCATTCCACATTCCAGGATCGTAAACTTCCTGATGCCAGCTTCTTGGAAGGCGACGATAAGGGGGTCAATCGAGATTTGTACACCAAATGCAGCTCTGTTGAACAGCTGACTTTCGACGACCAAGGAGATGCCCTCGCTGAAGACTGCACCCGTCCCAGGGTGACTTTCGTGCCGACTGGCTGCGAACATTATCGCCTCTTGCCTCAgcaggaggacgaggaggaggagcaggacaCAGGAGTGTGA
- the LOC144088522 gene encoding sodium-dependent neutral amino acid transporter B(0)AT2-like isoform X2 has protein sequence MTEKSSLNGVEEGAWLTESQSQMALSSDANETTDGDRPAWDSKLQYVLAQVGFSVGLGNVWRFPYLCHQNGGGAFMLLYVFLLAVIGVPLFFMELAAGQSIRQGSIGVWKHISPKLCGIGYSSCLVCFYVALYYNVIIAWSLFYMGNSFQYPLPWENCPIDVSTNETVKECARSSATSYFWFRKALNISNSIDESGEFNSVMTGCLLAAWTIVTLAMIKGIKSSAKVMYFSSVFPYVVLFIFLIRGLTLDGAMEGITYMFYPRLEIWGNMQVWRQAATQVFFALGLGYGSVIAYSSYNPIQNNCHRDALLVSGINFMTSVLASLVVFVILGFRAKNIAKGCVAENVHLLSNMWLEQEVHQGWPGLNMTEPSSISVSDYREWYNGHGASLGLNITDCNLDEEMKKGVEGTGLAFIAFTEVMALFPASPFWSILFFLMLLNLGMSTMFGTMQGILTPLMDNFKVLGRHRTLLTVSSCALGFLLGLLFTQRSGNYFVAMFDDYSATLPLVIVVIFETISVSWVYGTDRFLDDIEVMLKWRPPAVYKYLWKYICLLAMIGLLAASLLRMVFKRPTYTAWNETMASERSLEYPSWALAMIVMLIVFASLPVPIGYIHSTFQDRKLPDASFLEGDDKGVNRDLYTKCSSVEQLTFDDQGDALAEDCTRPRVTFVPTGCEHYRLLPQQEDEEEEQDTGV, from the exons ACAGAGAAGTCCTCGTTGAATGGCGTCGAGGAAGGAGCATGGCTGACGGAGAGTCAGTCTCAGATGGCTCTCAGTTCTGACGCAAACGAAACCACCGATGGAGACCGGCCAGCCTGGGATTCTAAGCTCCAGTATGTGTTGGCCCAGGTCGGCTTTAGTGTGGGTTTAGGGAATGTATGGAGGTTCCCATACCTTTGCCACCAGAATGGAGGAG GAGCCTTCATGCTGTTGTATGTTTTTCTACTGGCGGTGATTGGTGTTCCACTTTTCTTCATGGAGTTGGCAGCCGGACAGAGCATTCGGCAGGGAAGCATCGGAGTCTGGAAACACATTTCCCCAAAACTGTGCGGCATCGGCTACTCCAGCTGTTTG GTTTGCTTTTATGTAGCTCTTTACTACAATGTGATCATTGCATGGAGCCTTTTCTACATGGGAAACTCCTTTCAGTATCCCCTGCCGTGGGAAAACTGCCCCATTGATGTGTCCACCAATGAAACAG TAAAAGAATGCGCAAGAAGTTCAGCAACTTCTTATTTCTGGTTTCGGAAAGCTCTGAACATCTCGAATTCCATCGACGAATCGGGAGAGTTTAATTCGGTCATGACTGGCTGCTTATTGGCTGCATGGACCATTGTGACCTTAGCGATGATTAAGGGAATCAAGTCATCTGCAAAG GTCATGTACTTTTCTTCAGTCTTTCCCTATGTGGTGCTCTTCATTTTCCTCATCAGAGGCTTGACACTGGATGGCGCAATGGAAGGCATTACGTATATGTTTTATCCAAGA ctTGAGATTTGGGGGAACATGCAGGTGTGGCGGCAGGCAGCCACTCAAGTTTTTTTTGCCCTAGGACTGGGCTATGGCTCTGTCATTGCCTATTCCTCctacaatccaatccaaaacaacTGTCACAGGGACGCTCTGCTGGTCTCGGGCATCAATTTCATGACGTCTGTCTTGGCCTCACTCGTTGTTTTTGTCATCCTGGGTTTCCGGGCCAAAAACATTGCAAAGGGCTGCGTGGCTGA gaatgtTCACCTTCTGAGCAACATGTGGCTCGAACAAGAGGTCCATCAAGGGTGGCCAGGTTTAAACATGACTGAGCCAAGCTCCATTTCTGTATCAGACTACAGAGAGTGGTACAACGGCCATGGCGCCTCTCTAGGACTTAATATCACCGACTGCAATCTGGACGAGGAGATGAAAAAG GGAGTGGAAGGGACAGGACTGGCTTTCATAGCGTTCACTGAGGTGATGGCTCTCTTCCCAGCAAGCCCCTTCTggtccattttatttttcctcatgTTGCTCAACCTGGGCATGAGCACCATGTTTGGGACCATGCAGGGAATCCTCACACCGCTCATGGACAATTTTAAGGTGCTGGGCCGCCACCGAACCTTATTAACTG tGAGCAGCTGCGCTTTGGGCTTTTTGCTTGGGCTTCTTTTCACTCAGCGTTCAGGCAACTACTTTGTGGCCATGTTTGATGATTACTCTGCCACACTACCTTTGGTCATCGTTGTAATTTTTGAAACTATCAGTGTCTCATGGGTTTATGGCACTGATCG CTTCCTGGATGATATTGAAGTCATGCTCAAATGGCGCCCCCCGGCGGTGTACAAATATCTCTGGAAATACATTTGCTTGTTGGCGATGATAGGACTTCTGGCTGCCAGTTTGTTGAGAATGGTCTTTAAAAGGCCCACGTACACTGCCTGGAATGAAACTATG GCCTCGGAGAGGAGTTTGGAGTACCCCAGTTGGGCTTTAGCTATGATCGTCATGCTCATCGTCTTTGCCAGCCTGCCTGTGCCCATTGGTTACATCCATTCCACATTCCAGGATCGTAAACTTCCTGATGCCAGCTTCTTGGAAGGCGACGATAAGGGGGTCAATCGAGATTTGTACACCAAATGCAGCTCTGTTGAACAGCTGACTTTCGACGACCAAGGAGATGCCCTCGCTGAAGACTGCACCCGTCCCAGGGTGACTTTCGTGCCGACTGGCTGCGAACATTATCGCCTCTTGCCTCAgcaggaggacgaggaggaggagcaggacaCAGGAGTGTGA
- the LOC144088522 gene encoding sodium-dependent neutral amino acid transporter B(0)AT2-like isoform X3, whose translation MLLYVFLLAVIGVPLFFMELAAGQSIRQGSIGVWKHISPKLCGIGYSSCLVCFYVALYYNVIIAWSLFYMGNSFQYPLPWENCPIDVSTNETVKECARSSATSYFWFRKALNISNSIDESGEFNSVMTGCLLAAWTIVTLAMIKGIKSSAKVMYFSSVFPYVVLFIFLIRGLTLDGAMEGITYMFYPRLEIWGNMQVWRQAATQVFFALGLGYGSVIAYSSYNPIQNNCHRDALLVSGINFMTSVLASLVVFVILGFRAKNIAKGCVAENVHLLSNMWLEQEVHQGWPGLNMTEPSSISVSDYREWYNGHGASLGLNITDCNLDEEMKKGVEGTGLAFIAFTEVMALFPASPFWSILFFLMLLNLGMSTMFGTMQGILTPLMDNFKVLGRHRTLLTVSSCALGFLLGLLFTQRSGNYFVAMFDDYSATLPLVIVVIFETISVSWVYGTDRFLDDIEVMLKWRPPAVYKYLWKYICLLAMIGLLAASLLRMVFKRPTYTAWNETMASERSLEYPSWALAMIVMLIVFASLPVPIGYIHSTFQDRKLPDASFLEGDDKGVNRDLYTKCSSVEQLTFDDQGDALAEDCTRPRVTFVPTGCEHYRLLPQQEDEEEEQDTGV comes from the exons ATGCTGTTGTATGTTTTTCTACTGGCGGTGATTGGTGTTCCACTTTTCTTCATGGAGTTGGCAGCCGGACAGAGCATTCGGCAGGGAAGCATCGGAGTCTGGAAACACATTTCCCCAAAACTGTGCGGCATCGGCTACTCCAGCTGTTTG GTTTGCTTTTATGTAGCTCTTTACTACAATGTGATCATTGCATGGAGCCTTTTCTACATGGGAAACTCCTTTCAGTATCCCCTGCCGTGGGAAAACTGCCCCATTGATGTGTCCACCAATGAAACAG TAAAAGAATGCGCAAGAAGTTCAGCAACTTCTTATTTCTGGTTTCGGAAAGCTCTGAACATCTCGAATTCCATCGACGAATCGGGAGAGTTTAATTCGGTCATGACTGGCTGCTTATTGGCTGCATGGACCATTGTGACCTTAGCGATGATTAAGGGAATCAAGTCATCTGCAAAG GTCATGTACTTTTCTTCAGTCTTTCCCTATGTGGTGCTCTTCATTTTCCTCATCAGAGGCTTGACACTGGATGGCGCAATGGAAGGCATTACGTATATGTTTTATCCAAGA ctTGAGATTTGGGGGAACATGCAGGTGTGGCGGCAGGCAGCCACTCAAGTTTTTTTTGCCCTAGGACTGGGCTATGGCTCTGTCATTGCCTATTCCTCctacaatccaatccaaaacaacTGTCACAGGGACGCTCTGCTGGTCTCGGGCATCAATTTCATGACGTCTGTCTTGGCCTCACTCGTTGTTTTTGTCATCCTGGGTTTCCGGGCCAAAAACATTGCAAAGGGCTGCGTGGCTGA gaatgtTCACCTTCTGAGCAACATGTGGCTCGAACAAGAGGTCCATCAAGGGTGGCCAGGTTTAAACATGACTGAGCCAAGCTCCATTTCTGTATCAGACTACAGAGAGTGGTACAACGGCCATGGCGCCTCTCTAGGACTTAATATCACCGACTGCAATCTGGACGAGGAGATGAAAAAG GGAGTGGAAGGGACAGGACTGGCTTTCATAGCGTTCACTGAGGTGATGGCTCTCTTCCCAGCAAGCCCCTTCTggtccattttatttttcctcatgTTGCTCAACCTGGGCATGAGCACCATGTTTGGGACCATGCAGGGAATCCTCACACCGCTCATGGACAATTTTAAGGTGCTGGGCCGCCACCGAACCTTATTAACTG tGAGCAGCTGCGCTTTGGGCTTTTTGCTTGGGCTTCTTTTCACTCAGCGTTCAGGCAACTACTTTGTGGCCATGTTTGATGATTACTCTGCCACACTACCTTTGGTCATCGTTGTAATTTTTGAAACTATCAGTGTCTCATGGGTTTATGGCACTGATCG CTTCCTGGATGATATTGAAGTCATGCTCAAATGGCGCCCCCCGGCGGTGTACAAATATCTCTGGAAATACATTTGCTTGTTGGCGATGATAGGACTTCTGGCTGCCAGTTTGTTGAGAATGGTCTTTAAAAGGCCCACGTACACTGCCTGGAATGAAACTATG GCCTCGGAGAGGAGTTTGGAGTACCCCAGTTGGGCTTTAGCTATGATCGTCATGCTCATCGTCTTTGCCAGCCTGCCTGTGCCCATTGGTTACATCCATTCCACATTCCAGGATCGTAAACTTCCTGATGCCAGCTTCTTGGAAGGCGACGATAAGGGGGTCAATCGAGATTTGTACACCAAATGCAGCTCTGTTGAACAGCTGACTTTCGACGACCAAGGAGATGCCCTCGCTGAAGACTGCACCCGTCCCAGGGTGACTTTCGTGCCGACTGGCTGCGAACATTATCGCCTCTTGCCTCAgcaggaggacgaggaggaggagcaggacaCAGGAGTGTGA